The following proteins are encoded in a genomic region of Oscillospiraceae bacterium:
- the mscL gene encoding large-conductance mechanosensitive channel protein MscL, with protein MKKFFGEFKEFAVKGNVFDMAIGVVVGAAFGKIVSSFVADIITPPIGVLLDGVNFSELNLVLKEAVGDTPAVTLNYGNFIQTIVDFIIIALCLFFVVKAVNGMRKLAEARKEEEKKAEPPAPAVPSKEEVLLTEIRDLLKDQKELLKK; from the coding sequence ATGAAGAAGTTTTTCGGAGAATTCAAAGAGTTTGCGGTCAAAGGCAACGTATTCGACATGGCCATCGGTGTCGTCGTCGGCGCTGCGTTCGGGAAAATTGTCTCTTCCTTTGTCGCAGACATCATTACACCTCCGATCGGTGTGCTTTTGGACGGCGTAAATTTCTCCGAATTGAATCTCGTACTCAAAGAAGCCGTAGGCGATACGCCTGCAGTAACACTGAATTACGGCAACTTCATTCAGACGATTGTCGATTTCATCATCATTGCCCTGTGCCTGTTCTTTGTCGTAAAGGCTGTCAACGGTATGCGGAAGCTGGCCGAGGCGAGGAAAGAGGAAGAAAAGAAGGCGGAACCACCCGCACCGGCAGTACCATCCAAAGAAGAAGTCCTTCTCACCGAGATCCGCGATTTGCTGAAAGATCAAAAAGAGCTGCTAAAGAAATGA
- a CDS encoding IreB family regulatory phosphoprotein: MNENNTAPQTPSEPTKPFLIPGDKDGEMKQILTAVFDAMAEKGYNPINQIVGYILSEDPTYITTYKNARSLIRKIDRDELMTALIKSYLAD, from the coding sequence ATGAATGAAAACAATACGGCTCCTCAGACCCCGTCCGAGCCGACCAAGCCCTTTTTAATCCCCGGCGATAAGGACGGCGAGATGAAACAGATTCTGACCGCTGTTTTTGACGCGATGGCGGAAAAGGGATATAACCCGATTAATCAGATCGTCGGCTATATCCTGTCGGAAGACCCCACCTACATCACCACCTATAAAAACGCTCGTTCTTTGATTCGAAAGATCGACAGGGACGAGCTGATGACGGCATTGATAAAATCTTATCTTGCTGATTAA
- a CDS encoding M23 family metallopeptidase, whose amino-acid sequence MRRFVFAAVACMLFFCGCTASGTTSSQTGNPVILPASETQTKSSYPVSSESEIQSQSSQNISSDTTAPVTLEVSSEEIRPGEFLIIRVGGSGENALWARFSEVTSKVFPLIQEDGFFIGFVPLSSTTTKTGDVEILRSEDGEYEVIAHKAIQFIDRTFDRQDLTVVSGSSTANAGSSSNLSDDKEIIEQATKTSPQELLFTGGFVMPAQGRISTQYGMRRYTNEEYSSAHSGYDIAADEGDPVIAAGAGRIAYAGNLKFYGNTVIIAHGFNIFSYYNHLSVISVETGQTVSTGEKIGEVGSTGYATGPHLHFNIKVNGVNIDPAVLIGTDDIYTQLERMINQ is encoded by the coding sequence ATGAGACGTTTTGTCTTTGCGGCCGTAGCCTGTATGCTGTTCTTCTGCGGCTGTACAGCAAGCGGGACAACTTCTTCCCAAACCGGAAATCCCGTGATTTTACCGGCCTCGGAGACGCAGACCAAATCGAGTTATCCGGTATCCTCGGAATCGGAAATTCAAAGCCAGTCGTCCCAAAATATTTCTTCCGACACAACGGCTCCCGTCACGCTGGAGGTTTCCTCGGAAGAAATCCGCCCCGGAGAATTTTTGATCATACGGGTGGGAGGAAGCGGCGAAAATGCCCTTTGGGCACGGTTCAGCGAAGTGACCTCAAAGGTTTTTCCGCTGATTCAGGAAGACGGATTTTTCATCGGTTTCGTGCCACTGTCGAGCACGACCACCAAGACCGGGGATGTTGAGATCCTTCGGTCGGAAGACGGAGAATACGAGGTCATCGCACACAAAGCCATCCAATTTATTGACAGAACCTTTGACAGACAGGATTTAACGGTTGTTTCCGGTTCGTCGACAGCGAATGCGGGCAGCAGTTCAAATCTCAGCGACGATAAGGAAATCATCGAACAGGCGACGAAAACTTCCCCACAGGAGCTGCTCTTTACCGGCGGATTCGTCATGCCGGCCCAGGGGCGAATCTCCACCCAATACGGGATGCGCCGCTATACCAACGAAGAGTACAGTTCGGCACATTCGGGATACGACATCGCCGCCGATGAAGGCGATCCGGTCATTGCCGCCGGAGCAGGACGCATTGCATATGCGGGAAATTTAAAATTTTATGGCAATACAGTGATCATTGCTCACGGTTTCAACATATTTAGCTATTATAATCATTTATCGGTTATATCCGTCGAGACGGGGCAGACGGTCTCAACGGGTGAAAAAATCGGAGAAGTCGGCTCCACGGGATACGCCACCGGTCCTCATCTGCATTTCAATATCAAAGTAAATGGCGTCAACATCGATCCTGCGGTACTGATCGGTACCGATGACATATACACACAATTGGAAAGGATGATCAACCAATGA
- a CDS encoding effector binding domain-containing protein has translation MDWLTRMNAALEYIEANLAGEIDSEIVAKKACCSSSNFQRIFSYITDLSLADYIRKRRLTQAAVELQSSDVKVIDLALKYGYESPVSFSRAFAAMHGVTPTAARAEGVTLKAFPRISFQITIKGETEMDYRIETKEAFQVFGIEEVFRSDGMFRFDGTGEPPKTPHELWDQCQSDGEYDRLVKNAGEVPEFVGKNRCRVHGICDYRKTPADTFPYMLCAFRGKDSDMSGYTVADIPAYTWAIFPSKLFDWNDVGSVINTLYKNFFSGWLATAEYEQADGLNLEVYGGDEKKGTVELWFAVRKKV, from the coding sequence TTGGATTGGCTGACCCGAATGAACGCGGCGCTTGAATATATCGAGGCAAATCTGGCCGGGGAAATTGACAGTGAGATTGTTGCGAAGAAGGCCTGCTGCTCATCTTCCAATTTTCAACGTATTTTTTCCTACATCACCGACCTCTCGCTGGCAGACTATATCCGCAAACGGCGGTTGACACAAGCTGCGGTCGAATTGCAAAGCAGCGACGTCAAAGTTATCGATCTTGCGCTCAAATACGGCTATGAATCACCGGTATCCTTTTCGCGGGCGTTTGCGGCGATGCACGGGGTCACTCCGACGGCAGCGCGCGCCGAAGGCGTCACCCTGAAAGCCTTCCCGAGAATCTCCTTTCAAATTACGATTAAAGGAGAAACCGAAATGGATTATCGTATTGAGACAAAAGAGGCCTTTCAGGTCTTCGGCATCGAAGAGGTATTTCGATCCGACGGCATGTTCCGTTTTGACGGAACAGGAGAACCGCCCAAAACCCCGCACGAACTCTGGGATCAATGTCAGTCGGACGGAGAATATGACCGGCTGGTCAAAAACGCAGGAGAGGTGCCCGAATTTGTCGGCAAAAATCGCTGTAGGGTGCATGGTATCTGTGACTACCGCAAAACCCCCGCCGACACGTTCCCGTATATGCTCTGCGCATTCCGGGGCAAGGACAGCGATATGAGCGGCTACACGGTCGCTGATATCCCCGCGTACACCTGGGCCATATTTCCGTCGAAGCTGTTTGACTGGAACGATGTTGGCAGCGTCATCAATACGCTGTATAAAAACTTCTTTTCGGGATGGCTTGCGACGGCGGAATACGAACAAGCAGACGGGCTCAATCTCGAGGTTTACGGCGGCGATGAGAAAAAGGGAACTGTCGAACTCTGGTTTGCGGTGAGAAAAAAAGTATAA